In Anopheles gambiae chromosome 2, idAnoGambNW_F1_1, whole genome shotgun sequence, a single window of DNA contains:
- the LOC1281842 gene encoding uncharacterized protein LOC1281842, whose protein sequence is MQSSMMEKLSFLYKPYVLAVLTIGYIAGELGHYLIGVTSKATAIELDYGDQACQQNHTDFLRHELPAQCAEFIIEHECHQQHINGTVYCEWNYNGLGLEYQLLAGPSFIAVFTVMGVVLGVAADRYNRVRMLFVCTLVFAVAILLQGTVKEYWHLILLRMVMAAGEAGCNPLATGIMSDIFPESKRALVMAIFNWGIYGGYGIAFPVGRYITKLDIGGLGWRVCYYGTGVLALIMAVLTGTTLREPERQSIGEDAAGKAKINLVKVLLQPRVLLLVLAASIRHSGGMTFAYNADLYYNIYFPDVDLGWWLFAVTIGIGSIGVVVGGIVSDKVVAKMGIRSRVACLAISQLLATPFAFGSVYFEPLWAMITLGISYFFAEMWFGIVFAVLVEIVPLQVRSTTIGVFLFVMNNIGGNLPILVDPLAKAIGYRGSVMFFYAGFYGISTVLFFITMFFMDGPKPEETAATIGHDPTSHANHVEMGHENNTFQPDDYLPSPHANGHTANGHRNIVSVRPSESSRL, encoded by the exons atgCAGTCCTCAATGATGGAGAAGCTAAGCTTCCTGTACAAACCGTACGTGCTGGCGGTGCTGACGATCGGTTACATTGCCGGCGAGCTGGGCCACTACCTGATCGGCGTCACCTCGAAAGCGACCGCCATCGAGCTGGACTACGGTGATCAGGCCTGCCAGCAGAACCATACCGACTTCCTGCGCCACGAGCTGCCGGCCCAGTGCGCGGAGTTTATCATCGAACACGA ATGCCATCAGCAGCACATCAACGGCACAGTCTACTGCGAGTGGAACTACAATGGGCTCGGGCTGGAATATCAGCTGCTGGCCGGGCCGAGCTTTATTGCCGTGTTTACGGTGATGGGCGTCGTGCTGGGCGTGGCCGCCGATCGGTACAACCGCGTGCGGATGCTGTTCGTGTGCACGCTCGTGTTTGCCGTGGCCATCCTGCTGCAGGGTACGGTGAAGGAGTACTGGCATCTGATACTGCTGCGGATGGTGATGGCAGCGGGCGAGGCCGGCTGCAATCCGCTCGCCACCGGCATCATGTCCGACATCTTCCCCGAGAGCAAGCGGGCCCTGGTGATGGCCATCTTTAACTGGGGCATCTACGGCGGATACGGCATCGCGTTCCCGGTCGGCCGTTACATCACCAAGCTGGACATCGGTGGACTG GGCTGGCGTGTGTGCTACTATGGTACGGGTGTGCTAGCACTCATCATGGCCGTGCTGACCGGCACGACCCTGCGCGAACCGGAGCGTCAAAGTATTGGCGAAGATGCCGCGGGCAAGGCAAAGATTAACCTGGTgaaggtgctgctgcagccgcgcgttctgctgctggtgcttgcCGCCTCGATCCGCCACTCGGGCGGCATGACCTTCGCGTACAACGCCGATCTGTACTACAACATCTACTTCCCGGATGTCGATCTCGGCTGGTGGCTGTTCGCCGTGACGATCGGTATCGGCAGCATCGGCGTGGTGGTTGGAGGCATCGTGTCGGACAAGGTTGTCGCCAAGATGGGCATCCGGTCCCGGGTGGCCTGTTTGGCGATCAGCCAGCTGCTGGCCACgccgttcgcgttcggttcggtcTATTTCGAGCCACTGTGGGCGATGATCACGCTCGGAATCAGCTACTTCTTCG CCGAGATGTGGTTCGGTATTGTGTTTGCCGTGCTGGTGGAGATCGTCCCACTGCAGGTCCGATCGACCACGATCGGTGTGTTCCTGTTCGTGATGAACAACATCGGTGGCAACCTGCCGATCCTGGTCGATCCGCTGGCGAAGGCGATCGGTTACCGCGGCTCGGTCATGTTCTTCTACGCCGGCTTCTACGGCATCAGCACGGTACTGTTCTTCATCACGATGTTCTTCATGGACGGACCGAAGCCGGAGGAGACGGCCGCCACCATCGGGCACGATCCGACCAGCCACGCGAACCACGTCGAGATGGGCCACGAAAACAACACCTTCCAGCCGGACGATTATCTGCCGTCGCCGCACGCGAACGGCCATACCGCCAATGGGCATCGCAACATAGTCAGCGTACGACCATCGGAAAGCAGCCGTCTGTGA